The Bacteroidota bacterium DNA window AGCTGTCACAGCAAGCAAAACTAAAAGCGAAGAGCCGGAAAAGGCGCATAAAATTCATTAAATACACACATGGAAAACTTTGATTAAATATAGTTTTTAAGTTTTCTTGAATAATTCTATCATAAATATACCTTTGTATTGTATTAATATTACCAAAGTGTTATTGCTATTTTAACTTTGGTATAGTAACCTATTTTATATGAAGGTCGGTATTTTTGGGCAAACTCTAAGTGATAAGACAAAAGTTTACGCACGGAAACTTATTGAGTCATTAGAAAAGTATGAAGTGGAAATAATAGTTGAAGCAAATTTCAATAAGTTACTGCTTGATCTGGAGGTGATAAATTCCGAACTGGAATCTTTTACAGAGGATGCCGGGTTAGATTCTACTGTCGATCTGATGTTTACATTGGGTGGTGACGGTACAATATTGCGGGTTATTAGATATATAAAGGATGTTGAAATTCCGATTGTAGGTATAAATACCGGCAGGTTAGGCTTTATGGCAAATATTTCGAAAGAGGATATAGAAAATAAAGTAGATGCCATTATAAAAGGAGATTATAAAGTAGAAGATCGCAGTCTTCTGGAATTGAGTACTTCTGATAAGGTAGAAGGGTTGTTGTTTAATTTTGCACTAAACGAAATAGCCATAAACCGAAAAGAAACTACTTCAATGGTAACGGTTGACGCCTTTCTGGATGGTGAATTTCTTAATTCTTATTGGGGGGACGGAATTTTAATTGCGACCCCAACCGGTTCAACCGGATACTCATTAAGTTGTGGGGGGCCTATAATAATGCCGGGATCAAATAATCTTGTAATTACACCAATAGCACCACATAATTTATATGCAAGACCTTTCGTTATACCAGACCATACCGAAATAGAACTTCAAATTACGGGTAGAGCCGAAAGTTATTTGTTGACCTTAGATTCAACGGCTATTACTGTTCCGCATGGTATAAAGCTAAGAGTAAAAAAATCGGACGTTGCTGTTAAGATGGTTCGTTTCGAAGAATTAAGGTTTTTAAAAACGCTTCGAAAGAAAATGTTGTGGGGCGAAGATTATAGAAATGAATAACAGTTAACTTGTACAGGTTTAATATGTTAGGCTTTAATTGTTTCGTATAGTTGCCCTTTTCTTTGTACAAGTCATATTTGTTGATTGCTGCATCACAATAATCTACT harbors:
- a CDS encoding NAD kinase, which translates into the protein MKVGIFGQTLSDKTKVYARKLIESLEKYEVEIIVEANFNKLLLDLEVINSELESFTEDAGLDSTVDLMFTLGGDGTILRVIRYIKDVEIPIVGINTGRLGFMANISKEDIENKVDAIIKGDYKVEDRSLLELSTSDKVEGLLFNFALNEIAINRKETTSMVTVDAFLDGEFLNSYWGDGILIATPTGSTGYSLSCGGPIIMPGSNNLVITPIAPHNLYARPFVIPDHTEIELQITGRAESYLLTLDSTAITVPHGIKLRVKKSDVAVKMVRFEELRFLKTLRKKMLWGEDYRNE